In the Melanotaenia boesemani isolate fMelBoe1 chromosome 14, fMelBoe1.pri, whole genome shotgun sequence genome, aatataCATGTGTCACCTCTTAATGCCCATGTCTCTGATGGCAGAAGAAGGAGGCCCAACAAAGATGATTCCTTCCTGTTTACAGGCCTCTGCAAACTCTGTGTTTTCTGACAAGAAACCATATCCAGGATGGACTGCCTGCTCATACAAACACAGACCattaaaaggaaaggaaagcggaaattaaaaaagaaataaaacagtgtaattttaaaagaaaaatgtgatcaGAGAGATTTGGGATGTTTATTTAGGATGAAAAACCTTTTCACTTACGTGTGTTCCCGACCTCTTGGCTACTTCCAAAACCTTTTCCATTGAGAGGTAACTCTGCTGGGAAGGAGGAGGACCAATATGGTAGGCTTCATCtgcctaaaaagaaaaaaaatactgtaaagCCTGGTGAATCAGCAGATGTACAGCATCATGCCTTGCTCTGTAGCTGCCATTAAAGCAGCTACTGAGTCTGCTGAACACACACCTGTGCTGTGtatgaacaaacaaacatgacaaaTCAATGCGCTGTCTCACCATGGCCACATGCATGGAGTGTCTGTCTGCATCACTGTATACTGCAACAGAGCGCACGCCCATCTTCTTAGCCGTACGCATCACACGGCATGCAATCTCGCCTCGATTGGCGATCAGCACCTTTTCGATTCTTCCAACccctgtaaagttttttttttttttttttttaattagtaacTATGACAATCAACTAATTATTTAAATcatgaagaaacaaacacataatAATATGTCAAATAAGTGGATGATGGTTTCGCTAAAATGAACAGCCACTTGGTTTCCATATTTCAAGACTACAGATACATTAAAATAGAAAGCACCAGAAAGAAAGTTCAGCATGTGCCACTAGAAAAGCTACAAGATTTTACACTTTTCTGTAACTCTGCAGAAGTGATAAAGCACCATTCTTACAAGAGATGATAcctcattttgtgttttgtgaagCTCAAAACTTTGCAGTCATCCCTATTCAATCAAAGGACAAATGGATTCAGACCCGATAAGGACCTCTGACAGTACTATAGCGCCATTGGATCCTTAGTATAATTATTCAAATTTCTCCTTAATGTGTCATATGTATGTACTCACTCACCTCCTGAAACAAGTCTCACGCCTCTTTTGGTCCATGACAGCTTGCTGGAGTGATAGAGggacatatttaaaggctgaacAGATTAAATCTTCACATTGTTGTGATAAGAACCTAAACCGAAGTATCTATGACATAAAGTCTATGCTAAATAACTTTATGGTCGGAAAAGTACACTGAAGCAACCACATTAGCCAAGCTGGCTGTCAGTCTGCTACCTTTATTTAACCTTGCTCACATCATATTTAACCTTTCTAGCTCCAACAATGAAACATGTTTCATTATGTGTGGACGCTGGTCGGAAAAATAGCGCCATTTCGAGAAGGTCAGAAATCATAACCCTTAGCGGATAATTTAGTCTTACACATCTGAGTGGTTAGCGCAGATGCAACATAAACACTGGCTTGCAAACTTGACAAGCTAACGTTAAAACCGAGCTAGCTAAATATCCAAATAGACGAGTATGCCGTCAAATAACCATTATTTTATGACAACAAGTAAACTGACACAGTGGTGTACTCACTGTGTGAATATCTTCAGACCCTGCAAAGTTGGAAAACTCAGAATGACTGCAGCCATGGCTACCAGCTGCTGAGGCTAGCGATGCTAGCTGGCTAATTGGCTGTATGACCAGGGGAGCAGGTTAAAGGCGAAGTGgttattttagaaacaaaaattGTTTCCATACAGTTGGTATTCTATTTCAATAGATGAAAAACAGAGAACTTAAGCCAAAGAGAAATGTGGAGGAGAAAACTGtaacttttgtaataaaaaaggaataacatattctatttaatatattttgatATTATTTATGACCTAATCGAGGACTCGTAGTGGTGATACCCAATGAGAGAGAGGAATATGGAGGCGGAGAGGAAGATGCAGTAACTAAATGttgccagcagagggcgctgtgGCTAGCAAATTGGCGATGAATGACTTTTAGGCCTTTGAAAACacatacaaaatattaaataattagttCCTTTTATTGAGAAAAGCTGTGTCTTTAAATAGTTGGCTACacctttaaaacacacacattaacatttttgcttttatatccCATCATATCTTAAAGGAGCAACTTATTTTCTATGTCAATTCTTTTGAATTACTTCacactgttattattattattctatattagcgtgatgttttttatttttattttatttatttatttttttaagtaagctTCCGATGACTTCCTgatgtgtacatttttattttattgtcttcttTTGATCTGGATATTCATCAGGTGTGTTTTGCATTAAATACTTTTGCTTcacataattaatttaattttattctcatTCTTGTCTCATTTTATAATGCTGCTTTAGCATTAGATTTCCCCAGCTTGGGGTCAATAAAGTATGTCTGATtttgatttttgattttttttatttaaaccctGTGATTCTCAGATTACTTTTCTTACTAGTCAAAGTAATGGTGCGACTAATACATTTTCCTCATATccttgttttattatatttccaAAATCAGACAACTGCAACACTTAAATACATTACAATACTAATatgacattaaacatgttttattattattattattacagcaagaagattaaaacataataataataacataatatatACTAAATTTCAAGTTTCAGAAATCTggctaataaagaaaacaaatacatgtTAAATACAGGTTCTTGTAGTGGTGGATGAGTTCTTTAGATGGAGAAAATCTCCAGCTGGTTTCACAGCAAGATTAAAGTCTGGCATAGCCTTGTCTGCGCCGTTCTCTGATTAACAGGAAGCTCAGCACAATGATCAGGATGACACCCACCACTATAGACCCAGTGATGATGGGGATGATTCTCTTGTTGTGATCAGCCAAACACTCCACCTCTGAAATATGAAACAGGAGAACAGTAAAATTCAGGTCCTTGATTCAGGTAGAATACACAGAAAATCTTTCTATCTGGAGttaatttaaacagttttacatCTTTTGCAATTACTTACTCTGCATCAGATTTTTAATAGGTTTAAGGGGAGTTTTAAGTTATGTGTGAGTCTccaaattaaaattttgttaaaaagcGGAAAACTCACAGTAAATTGTTTGGTGCAATAAAAATTCTTccacaattgtttttttttctctctctctctcttcctatATACAAGCTTTGCAAAAAATTTGCTTCTATTTGTACATGTTTTTACTTGTACACTCTTATGTGtcatattttctgcttttgtggTCCTTATTATTGTCTCATGATCCATCAAATGCTGATCTCAGCCACCTTTTCCGTACTGTCCTTTGGGGATGCTGAAGGCTTGTATCTGCAGAGGTACCAGCTTGATCTTCAGCTCAGACGAAGCCAAAAGCAGAAACCCTGATTTGCACTTGAAGCTTTGACCGTTAGCTGTTTCGAAAAGGTTCTCATGGCCCATCACACCTGAGTAAGTTTTATCTGTGAGGAagaggtttttaaaaaataacaggttattttcatgttatttttccaGGTGTCTTCTTTCTGAAATCTGTTTGTGTTCTTACTGAAGCATCCTTTGCAAACAGGTTGAGGAAACAAGTGAGCAGTCAGATCGGTAACATAGAATACTTTGTTTTCCTGGGgacacaaaagcaaaaagctGGAGCTGACATGCAGTTTTTGCACAGACATGAATATACAGTATTCAGTGTGTCCGTTAAGACTTCTGTACCTTCCTGAAGGTGAACTGCAGACTGGAAGCATTGTTGGGCAGAGTGAGAATGAGAACAGCAACCTCTTTTCCACAGGAGCCACTGATCCGAACTCGAGATGGCTCCAGGTTGAAATACCAGGTTTTCTGAATGTGCAATTTAAGaagcatttctttatttttttaaatctacaaaATAAGTGTTTCATTCAGTGTTGTAGTACAGTgtgtttacttttaaatattttttgctgAGCGTAcgatttttgttgatttttacaGTTTGAACCAAACTTTGTGACCTTACAAAGAGATGCTGATGTAAACAGTTTATGAGAAGGAAACATCACAAATGCTaatattaaagcaaaaatacaGGATACCGTTCACCAATCAGCAACACTGGCagatgccacacacacacacaccaacacacacacacacacacacacaaagtgctgAGCAAGCTGCAGCCTTGGACCTTGCTTTCAGTGACGATGTACTCTGCTCCCATGGTGGCTTTGATGCACGGCATGCCGAGAGGATTTTTCAGCATGTAGGTTTCTGcaaatattataaaaacacagaaacgtCAAATACCAAATGTGAAGTGCTCAGTTTTCTGTGTAACTTCCAATTAACCTGAGGTGGGCCTACAAGTCTCTTTTTTTGGGTGGGGGTCCAAATACTTTCTAGAGAGAATCAATGAGTGCAGATGAGAAATTATGATATTACTTATTAAAAGTTCCATATCAAACTGAGGACTGTTTTTTCCCTCCTCATTcagaaatagataaaaacataaggacaaacaaacacatgtatCATACTCCCTGTAGTTTGGATCTCATAATATTTTGGTTAAATCTGATCGTGATCCCATAGGCTTTCAGGAATTTCTCAAAATTGAAAAGGTGGAGAGATGGTGGACCTCTTTTATTTGTTGACTTAAAAGAGACAGACCCAAAGTATGAATGTGTGAGTCCCAGTAGAATAAATGTAGCTCAATCATATTCTTaattgcaatattttttttttaaataaaatatgcaaaaactaactactgcataaaaaaataaacatacatggTTTTGGTATTTGCAGTTTTTAcaactttaaaatgtgattCTTTGTGGAGTTAATGATATTTATCACTAATTGAAGGTTttagttaaagtaaaataaaaacactgtattTCATTCTGTTCCTGCTCTGATTTTAAGTGCAGCTCTCATCACTGAATGTATAAACCCATGATAAACTATTACCTGTGATTTCTAATTGAATAAAAAGCTCAGGTTGGTGTGATATCTGAAATATTCAATCCTCTATGATCTCAATGGTGAATGTATAAGTTAATGCTTAAACTTTATGTGAATCACCTATTCTGATTTAGATGCAATACAGGCTGATTTTAAATCCTGCAACTCCAAAAATGTTATCACTTTATTCAAACATAGTTTGAATTAAACGGTTTGTAATAAAtccagatgtgtgtttgtgtctaccCGGTGTAGCAACGGTCTCAGAGGGCTGCAGAACAGGTCGGTAAATTTCAGCCCCAGATGGCAGCTCAGAGTCCAACACAGGCTCGATGGAGCTGTCATTTCTCTGGAGATAGACACCTGTTGGAAGAGGAGACCAGTATCTTTCATTACAATGACTGTTACAGttacattaataataaataaactgaatgtaACAGCAGAGAGGATttggtactgcaacaaaaagatTGAAGCTGCTTCTATTTATTCAGTGCAAATATAACAgggtttagttaaaaataacacTGAGTCCATTATAACAACCCTGTTAACGCTATGTCAAAGTTACACTTATTTGCCCATTGACCCaactttctttatttaaatttatgttattaggaagtctttaaaaaaaagtgtgttggTAAAGACTGACAGGAGTTAATCAGTGATACATACATAACATTACATTCACAATAATATAACACACTAAACACATTTCAGAAAGAACTAACTGAAGCacaattatgtaaataaatcagtAGCCACAAaatttctgagctggtaaagtGGAGGGAACAGAGATAAGCTGGGCTGTTACTGGTTAATGCTTCATGATAAAAAATCATAACAATATAAATTTAGGATTTCTTTTGTCTGCAAGCAGCCAGTGATGCTGAAGCAAAGCCATGAAAAATGCAGTAATGAGCCAGAGATTTAACAACTACTGAGACTGAATCAAGGGTCACATACAAATAACTCCCTGTAATCATTCTCTTGTAGAAAAgtagtttctttgttttattttctttttagatgtTATAAGTTCAGCTAAATCTATCCATGAAATAACATTCATCTTCACGGTTTGCTCCCTGTTGAGCTTATCATATATCCTTATACCCAAAACAAGGCTagcctttaaatattttatcattaacTGACtgcaaacaaacttttaaaaagaccataaacttttttttctgagcatttataactgattttaaactttgtaATAATAGAAGTGCAAGCCAAAGCTCTCCAGTAGCCTTTGCTACAAAGAGAGCATCAACATGAAATAGCATCATTTTTCTTCAAGTTCTTGCCAGAACCATTTCTAAGAAAAGTGGAGGAATGGGGGtggggaatgtgtgtgtgtgtgtgtgtgtgtgtgtgtgtgtgtgtgtgtgtgtgtgtgtgtgtgtgtgtgtgtgtgtgtgtgtgtgtgtgtgtgtgtgtgtgtgggagggggggctTTATTGATGAAAGCAATGTTTAAAGGTCTTCACTATATATAGAAATGCTGTGTTATGGACTGAAACTACTTCCTCAGCTTGTTTGCTGGTTAGATACAAGCCAACAGTAACTCTTACCAGTGACTTTGTGTCTCTTGCCACATACTCATTTGATTTCACACAGTTTTCATAATATGCCACATTAGTTCACAGTACAAAAGTCTGACACAGAGCTGGTTTTGTGGACCAGATTAACTGGTACTGCATGGCAATCCTTCGTTTAATTTTTCGGTTAAGCGTTGCAAGGTTTTTTCTGTGTGCAACTCAGAGTTATGGGTCTCTGCAGGATTGGAACAGTGGGGTCAGTTTGACCGTGCAGCCAAAGACTGAATGGTGAAATGGAAAGTAAAATATAATCAGACAGGTTCAATCTTTAGTGTCTCTGACACTTAGTTATTACTGCCAACagtaatcacacacacaaaaaaatcatatttacaatatttaaactATAATgaataaagggaaaaataaaaagaaatttaaatgttttactgaatgaatttattaatatttccaGAGGAAAATAATAAGttataaaacttaaaattaGATAAACAACCAGAAATCATAAAAACTTAGATACCAAAGGTAAAGACAGTTTGTTCTTGCATGAGAAAAGGAGTTTGTATCTGTTTTCTAGAAAACGCTAAACTGTGGAACCCCCCACAACCACTAAACCAACATGTGGGGCAGGAAATGAGAACAGTAATATATATACTGACAGCAGTGCAGAACATCTCTATCTCACTAAAAAGGTTGACTTAGATATGAGACGATATGTTGTGAAGCATCAGCTAGTTCTGCAGGGTTTCAAGTACATCgcaatataaaatatttggtACAGCAgtccaaaattaaaaatgttttgtctgcAATAGAAAGTCATAAAAAGTTGCATCTCCCTGTAACTTTTATTATAATCGTCATCACCGTGCAGCGAGGGAGTGGAAACATTCACTGCTACTCTATGAGAAGTTTGCCTCCACGTTATAATATttgaaactaaacaaaaaaacagtgacCTTATAACATAGTTTAAAGCAAAGATGGGCTACAGTATGAAGAATTTGAATACTATCAAACTTACCTGGAATAAAAGCGGCCAAGAAGAAAAGATACCATCCACTTGTGTGATGATTTAGCACCATAATTAGAGTAGAACTGAACCGGAGGATGCAAACAGAGAGCAAATGCAAAGAGACACAGATGTGGTTTGACTTGTAAATGTGAAACTACCTAAACATATACTGGGCAAAGGAAGTGATGAAGGTGGAGCTGCGTGAGTTAGCACCTTCATCATTGATGGTAAAGACTCTGTTAAACAGTAAAACCAATGGACCTCAAAGCTCCTGAATCATGTGTGCTAGATGAGTGATTACTGCACGTCTGCAAACATCACACTACAACAGCCCCTAGCTTACATTCAGTATAGCTTAGCTTTCGCATTCCAGAGCAAAAAACAAGGAGAATCCATCATTTTAAGAAATATAGAATATTTCTTAAGCCACATTTTAGAGAAGACAATAAGTAAAATTTCCTACTTTTTATAAGACAGTGTCCACCAATGCAATGAAGGTGACAGCAtagaagtttaaataaatactgaaatctGAAAATGATATTGTTGACATATTTCCAAAAATAAGCTTATAAAATGTACCTGAAaccttttcttgtattttattttcttcccctttttattataaatattttcaccCTCAAGATTTCCCTCGTAGAACGTCTTAGTAGCCTCCTAACCAAGAGCAGATCTAAACATTTCTAAGTCAtctactcttttttttaagtcttaacTGTAAAATCTCCCAAACATCAGTGCAATGACATGTTTCACATTATCTGGGCCAACCTAAGAGATTTATCAATTGTGATAGAACAATTGAAGAACCAAAGACCCGTGGACATCTAAGGTGATCTTTGTGCGCCCTCTGAGCTCACAGATAGGTAACATACTACAGAAAGCCTGTCAGATACATGCAGAGTGTGACACTGCACCACAAATGTGTTTGACCATGTTTAACTTTGTTTGAGAGATGAGCTGTGGGGAAATCAGTGCCGCAGACAAAAGATAAACAGGGACAAAGTAccatttaaaacacacacacacttacccCAACTATGCACAACATGTCCTGTAAACATGTACAGAGAGGATATTTGggctgctgtttatttttaacaatgaaATCAACTGTTGTGTTTTGATATGTGCGTTTTGTATGTCCATGGTGTCTGAGCACACTAAAGaagttatttcttttcttttcatgttttcttcgTCTCTGATACTGGTGTATTGACTGAGCAGGTAGGAGGGCAAACTAAAGAGCAAACATTTACTCTCCTTTTACCGAGTGAGCATAGTGAGCATTATTGTGTGTGCGTCCTCTGTGCCCTCCTgtcctctgtgtttgtgtcatttAGTGTGTCGTCATTTTTCCCTGGAATCCTTCCTACAGTTTCAGGAGAACTTCATTTGCAAAGCAGAGAGGCATCAAGTTTTCCCTCTTTGAGTTCAACAGGATCAACAGCCTCCACCATCACAAACTGTAAGTCGTTGCCTCTCACTTCACGAAATCTGTTTTAGAGAATTGCTTATCTTAGGAAGTAATTTAGACATCAAATGAATTTGTCTGGTGTACTGTGATGGAAAGTGTTAATAAGTTGGGTGTTATTTGTAGCAAATCAGAGCCAAACATCCATCAGGACTGGACAATGAGGAGTGGAGTGGGGCTGTGTGTGCTGGGCCTGCTGTGCCTCCACAGCTCTGCATTCGGGCAGGTAAAGCAATACTTCCAGGTGGATTTCCAGCTTTCAAACAAAGAGTAAAACAGATCACAGATCTGGGGTTGCAGAAGTGGTAAAATTAGCATCTACATAAATGTActtcaaaactattttaattacACAAGTTTTGTAAAGATGGCTTCAGTTTCATAGTTTACGTTTAGAAGAAAGAATCTGTTGATATGTATTACGGCTAATATCAAAGCAGGGGTGTAACGTCCTCAGAAGGACATGTGGCCCTGAATTTTCTCATTGGTTTTCAAGCCAGTGTCTTCATGGATTTTACCTCACTGCCCAGATAAGAAACACAAGTTAATAAACATGTAGCAAACCTTTATTCAAAGTAACAGACTCAGAGCAGTAAACTTAGACTGACCTGCGTAATCTCTTTATGTCAGAGctgtcaaactcattttagttcagggaTCAAATAAAGCACAATTTGATTCAAGTAAGCTAGattagtaaaataaaaccacaataaCCTGTAAGAATATGACTTCCatttctttgctttgctttatCTGGGGGTTTACATTTAATCACCTATCCTTGTAGAAAGAACAAACTGAAATTTCTTGAGAATAAATAAGTGCAGTTTCAACAATATTTAGCTTCAGTTACACAATTAGATAATTTAATTGTCTATTTGTATgctgtatacatatatatatatatatatacagtgtctTACATAAGTGAGTAcaccctcacatttttgcaaatattttagtaaatCTTTTCATGAGACAACactgtagaaataaaacaaaatctttataaaaatcTTACAGGTTTTATCataaaaaacttaaacttaaaacttaaaacataaTACAAACTGAAATGAGATCAATTAAGTCAGaaaaatatagtaaatataaatatataagttATCCCTCTGCCTTGTAAATGTTctatatgtaaacataaaaaatgcagCCTTACGTGGACAAATTAGTTATTACtgttacagttacttttattaaaactattttgttaatgttttctatgttctttttacatttaccaAGTTCATACTGCGGACCAGACTGGACTCTGTGGCGGACCAGTTTTGGCTCCTAGGCTGTCTATTTGATGCCGTTGCTTTATGCGCTCAAAGCTGCACCGCTCATCTTAGTTGTATAAACTGCTGAAGCTTACTGGTGACAGTTGTTAAGGCTACTGGAAGACTGGCTCGATTTATAGGATAGATAGACTGACAATCTTTATGTCTGGATAAAATGATTGTTAATATTAGCACAGAAATACAGTTTTAAGTATCAGGTTTGCAACTGGCAATGCTGCCATATGCATTCATTAAACACTTTCACCTCCAGCTAAATGTACTGCAAACCTACAGTATCCCTTAACTGCAGCTATTTGCTCATTTTCTCTGGTTTGGGTTCTGGCTGTAAAAGATTTGGATCATTGTGTGTCTCTGTAAAACGCACAAAAACTGACTCATAACCTTTGTGCCTTGTGATGATCAGCAATAGACTGTGGAGAAATTATTCAGGTCCTTTGCTCAATTTAAAGTGGCAATACCacagttggttttttttttttataaagttctGCATCACTAGAGGCAAATGTGTATTGTGTAATACTGTTTTACATGATAGAGGTAAGACTGACTTAATAAATCCTGCATTCAAAGTCCTACAGGTAAGATTATACTGAAATGAGGAGCCAAAGCAAACATTGTACTTAAGCCAAGCAACTGAGTCATTGTCCTTGGTTATATGTTTacagttgagttttttttttttttttttttttccttagaaagaataaagttaaaaagtaaatttttgaACGAATGCAAGAGTGAGGAGAactgtttcttttcttatcttgtTAATCACCTCATCCCTTTGGTTTATCCAGCAAACCCTTTAGCAAGTCCTAATTGTTTGggttgctgttttttcttttgtagtcagccattttttcccctctttatCCAGCAGGTGGTGAAGGCTGACGCTGGTGTCCTGATCTTCTGTGACGATCCCACTGTGGAGAAGGCAGTCAGCAGTGCCATACACAAGTTCAATGAGAGGCTACATACTGGCTACATGCTGGCTCTGTCTCAGATAGTGTCAGCCAGGAAGGTACAGGGGTTACAAAAACAATTTGACTCATGCATATTCGCCTGACCTGGATACTTtgtcaaacagaaaaatccatttgtttttttgcaacattgcttcagttcattgagcTTTGTAGgtatttgttcatgttttcttaaGGTCTGTCCACAACATTTCAATCAGGttaaggtctggactttgactggattGTTTCCATTCTTCTGTTGAGGACTTGCAGCAGAGTTTGGGATCATTATTTGTTGAATAAACCAATATCAGACTAGCTTAAGTGGGTCTGACTGTGGAACACTTTGGTTGAACACAGAGGGGGTCATGGTTGAGTCAAAGACTGGAAAGAGTCCGGGTCCTGTTGGTGCAAAACAGGCTTACATTAACACCCTTCCACCGCCATGCTTCACAGCTGCTCTGAGGGGTTTGTGCTGCTATGCTGAGTTTGGTGACGTTGCATATCATtgccaaacatctccactttggtcttaTCAGCTGGAAAAACAGTGTTGGGGaagttttgtggtttgtttggaGACAACAAATGAgcctttctcctgcaacccttccaaatAAATGCCATACTTGTTCTAATTTAACATTCTTTATCGTTTCTTAAATAAGGCTCTTGGGTATTTTTgtagtttctctgagcattgcataGTCTGGCCTTGAGGAGAACTTGGTGGAACTCCACATTGTGGGAAGATCGGCAACCTTATGATggttgaataaatgaatgatggtCTCCAATTAGTTTAGAAACAACTTATAATGACTATTATTTTTAGATTGGTGGCAGCAACAATaattgcttctctaagatcattgctggTGTCTTTTCTCATTGATGTTGCAATAATAATGATGGACTAGATTTATTTTGCGATTTttaaggcacccaaagcactttacagtgaatccattattcatacTTGGTGTGTGGCCAGAGCTGTCCCGGGGCAGACTGACAAAATTATACAACTTAATGAAATGCATTGATATTTCCAGATTTGTTGTTTTCtacataaatgataaagttTGTTGAGTTGAAAACTGAATCTGTCAGCCATGCTGTTAAAGACAAAATAGGGACTGTTACTAGTTCAGAAAAGATCCAGCGTTACAAACTGATGACACAAGTTGAACCAAAAAACTGGGAGATTGTGACTAAACATTCTTGGAAAATGTGCTCTCCTTTGAGCTTTGGTACATGATAttgtgcatgcttgtgtgtgtgtgtgtgcgcttgcAGTCAGAAAACGGTTCAGACTCGTTGTATTCGCTGGAGTTCTCCACTAGGAGGAGTGACTGTCTAGCAGGAAGCAACAAACCCTGGACGGACTGTGAATATTTGCCATTTGGACGCATGGTAACTGCACAAAGATAAGAGTTTACACTCATGTtctccatgcacacacacatgtttcTATTCATTTATGCTAAACATCAAGAATAAATCACCTCAAACACTTGAGTGTTTGCTAAGCTGCAAGAACATTTAAACCATGATGTGTCCTGTTGTTCCTCCAGGAGCCACTTTCATGTAACGCCACAGTCCACATGACAGAGACAGAAACTGAAACGAAACAGGTGGAGTGCCTGCTtggtgagtgaatgaatgaatgaatgaatgaataaatgaatgaatgaacaggTTGATCTCatcaaaaaataaatggatggactTGCATTATAAACACTGATCACATGAGTGTAACCAGCAGAATTATTATTGAGTGCAATGAGACACTTAAATTAATCAtaaaacatttagcattttttgtaaGAAATTATAAAAAC is a window encoding:
- the LOC121653567 gene encoding lysosome-associated membrane glycoprotein 2; amino-acid sequence: MVLNHHTSGWYLFFLAAFIPGVYLQRNDSSIEPVLDSELPSGAEIYRPVLQPSETVATPETYMLKNPLGMPCIKATMGAEYIVTESKKTWYFNLEPSRVRISGSCGKEVAVLILTLPNNASSLQFTFRKENKVFYVTDLTAHLFPQPVCKGCFNKTYSGVMGHENLFETANGQSFKCKSGFLLLASSELKIKLVPLQIQAFSIPKGQYGKEVECLADHNKRIIPIITGSIVVGVILIIVLSFLLIRERRRQGYARL